The DNA segment ACCATTTATAGTTGTGTGTAGCAATTGAATATGCTGGATTACACACACTACCATTTATAGTTGTGTGTAGCACTTCACAGATAGCTCTAGCACTCACAAACTTTCCTCTGTGCTGCAATTTCTAACTGAGCGTTAACACAGTCCAAAGGTGCAAGAATGGTGTGTAGGCTCCTAAATTCTAGTTAAATACCAGAAgatcacagtcacagtcacacatgTTTATCTCTTTGACTGATAAGAGGGCTGCAAACCAGGTTATTTATCAGATTTTGCCACATCTGTGTCAGAGGCAGTAGGCAGAGCGAAATCAAGTCAGTTGAACCTAatatttaacaaataaaaagtgtggtctgtgtctcttttttatTCATAGATCAAGCCCTCATGACTAAACTGTGAGTGTACCATTTTAAAAACAAGGTTCACCCTGGTTGTTAAGGTGAAACTATTACCTCAGTCAAGTGTGACTGCGCAGCAGTGCAGCACGTTCCCTTGAACTAAAGCTATTGTTTTAAGAGGATCTGGGTGAAACAATAGTGTTTCTATTCTTTGATGTATAGCCTACGTGGATAGCCAATTGTGGACTCAAATTTATTTTGATTGTTATTTATCTCATAGGGGAATTCACTTATGCTCTGCGGACCCATGAATGCATTGTATCGTCCTCCAGCCCTTGGTcatgtattttcttttacaaaaaactcttctttatttcttttaacaAACAAATTATGTCAAATGATGGGTACATGTCACATTTTTCTGACTGACTAATAGTTGTGAATTTTCCTGGTTGAGTGACAAGTGCACAGACACCGCTAAGCGGACATGCACAAGTCCAGAGTGGAAACTTGTAAAGCAGATTGAGAGTGATTCATTCTGCTGAGGTGTGTTCACTCACTGGTGAGTCGACCCCAGCCAGTGACGTAGCAGGGAGCACCATGAGGCAGGACGATGCCCTGTTCTGGGATGCAGGCAGTCATGATTGTGTCAGAGAAGGTGACGGGGGAAGACAGTTTGATCAGGGCAATGTCGTTACTGCAAAAGGCAAAACAATCAACCCACAATAAGGAAGtaatgacaaacaaaaatatagTAGTGAGTCAGGGGTTCACGCCAGCATGGACCATTAAAACATGAAGGCTGGGTAGGGTCAAGACCTCTACAGTTAACGACACCAGCACTAAAGATAACCAACAGGTCTTCCGACGGTTggacagatgctcattcattaACGTCTAAACCTCTTCCAGGCTACGCTCTTCTTTGGCAACACTGTCACTTCCCATTGGTCAGTTGTATAAATATTTTGGGGACATGCTTCAATTGCTTGGTTGAAAATATCCATGAGGTTTGgtgatgttttgatgaactGTCATTGATTTATGGTCAAATTTTGCGAAAGGTCAATGCAGTTGTTTGGAACTGGTGGCGCCCCCTATTGaacaattttaaaataattttacacacctcacatgtcaaaaatgttttgtttttttattcaaaatggctgacctTATTGGTTCTTTAGGCTTTTTTGAGAGcttgtgtgtcaaatttcaagtcaatctgACTTGGTGTGAGGGGTGTGGCCTTTTCAAAACTTCATTATTGGACCCTAATTTCAGCGCCCCCATCTGACCAATTGGTGTCAAATTTGTTGAGCAGCATTTGCACACAACTGCCAATCACTGGTGAAAACTCCAAGTGCCTGTGACATAACATCTCACGGGAATTTGCACAAACATTtctgaagaaaacaaaacttgaACACTCACAGAAATAGTTTATACTAAAGTAATGCTTTGCTGCATCAGCCTCCTTATTCCAAAGAAAACCAGTGAACTGATCACCAGTACTCTGCTTACACCTGCTGATTACGCTCTTCACATGGACTCATGAGTTGATAATGAGCTGTTACCGGCTGAGCATGATGTTGTAGTCGTCATGAGTGATGATTGTGGCCGCCCTCAGAGCTACAGAGCCCTCCTCGCTCGTCTTCAGGCTGTGTTTCCCTAGCTCCACTCTGTAGTTGTAGCGGTTACTGTGGGATGGCAGATGACATGTAGGTGGATTGTAAATACTTAGTCGTCCCATAGAAGTAATACATGGTTGCCTAGGACACAGGGCTGTTTTTAACTGATTAAAGTGGTAATCTTTGAGATCATCCACTTcctggaaacatttttttttgattataaaatgtttttagtgtGAAGAAAATCTTCTTGAACTTCTACAACTACATGCCaattttttctttccctctgttCAGGCATGGCGGCTATTGCTGCTGATTCTTGAAGAACTCCCCAAACTAACATCATATAAAGAGCAAAACGCATCATTTCCTTTTGGGTAGAGGAGAGTTTCCTGGCACAGACCTTTGGTTTGGCATATGACTGCTCCCATGAGCTGGGAATATTGAATCACCACACAGTATAAATAGGTGATAACCAGCCAAAGTTCTTAGTCACATAAAACTGACGTGGATCATAAATGTAACAAAACTGACAATCTGATGTGTCCCTAGTGCAACCAGTAATACCCATATATGTAACCATAAATAACTATGTTCAAAAACCTTCACCACAGCCTTCCCGCCCTTTCAAAAGGACATGCTGTATTGTAATTGTGATCATATTGACAGGGTGGAGTTACACATACTTGATGCAGTGTGCAGCAGTGAGGACCCAGTCAGAGGAGATGAGGGTGCCTCCACAGACGTGCTTCCAGCGCCCACTGCTGTCAGACTGGAGAGAGATCTGAGCAGAGTGGAGTAAGGAAAATTTGCATCACTacacactcttttttttttaagtgtttttttttaaattattattattattatgactattttgttatatatttatcatcattttttatttattttatttattttcccccCTTGCATACTCACAATCAGACAAATATTCATGCATaccatattttaaaaaattcccCAGATGTAACTGCAACTGCAAGATGTCATTATAAGAattgttattactattatttcatcCTTATTTGTCTGTTGTTGGACATTTTCCCCACTGATTATATCATTTCTGTACCTGTAAAGTTActactgtttttgatttttgcaccagtaacaaagaaagaaaaagaaaagaagattcAGGGAGTAAATAGATAGAAATATTTGTCACTTTTCTGTCTGTAGTGGTACAATGGTTGCCAGAATGAACAtgtttttacacattaaaaccAGACATTACCTGCCAGGGCCAGCTGTGAGGCCTGGCATCGTCTCCAGCCACCACCCTGCTCAGCACGGGAGGGAAAGTGGGAACGCCACATCCGTAGGCTGGGACGAGGTTAGTTGTCACACCAGACAAAACAACGACAAGAGGTTTATTCCTTCAAAATTCAGTGAAGCTttgacagtgtttttcaaataaaatgcaATCTTAGTACTCTTGGATTATACTACAGCAAATGAGTTACTGATGTGATAAAGATTGAAAGTGTCTTACCGCTAGCTACCACAAAAGCGAGAACCACCAGACTCCTCATGACTGTAGAGTATGTAGTGTGTGCCTAAATTTTGTGTTAAGAACAGGcttgtatttatactgtatgttaGCGACTTCTAACCAGCATATAGACTTGTCCTGAGAAAGCTGGCTGACACATGCAGAAAgtcaaacaaacagcagtggaGACTGAGAACACAGCATGTGGTTGGAGACAGGATTTTCCCATTACTACTCCCACTGGGGAACATTGGATCTCTTTCTGCTATTTAAGTGTTTAAACTCAAAAGATTAtgtatctgtcaaaataaaagtaagtcAATAATCTATCTCATTCCTTAGGATTATGATTCAGTTCTGCTTTATGGCTTTTTGGGAGAGTGCTGAACTGATAAAGATGatacaaaacataaaagaaCACAGATCTTGATATAGTTccacattttattcatttttatatgcACACAGTGGCGTTGATCTCAAAATCCCGTCCTCTCAATAGGCCATCATTTTCTGTGGAAGAGATAATAGGGATGTGTTAGATCAAGCATCATGTTTTCATCCATAATACATGGGATATCATCCAGATTCTTAAATATTTTAATCCTTGAAGCTTCAATAAAAtggcacaaataaaacaacagcgATGCAGTGAGAGGTTCAGGAGCTTACAGAGTTCATCCAGTCGATGTAGGCGCTGACTCGGGTGAAGACGGTGGGCTTCTTGGGGAAATTGCAGCTGAGCCCAGAGCCGAAGCTGACGATGCCGTGAACCTCCCAGGCACCATCAACATTCTGGCAGTTCAGAGGGCCGCCAGAGTCACCCTGAGTCATGTGAGAGAAAACATGATCAGTGTGCAAATTCCACATTGAACAATAACTTCTTGTCCTTGAAAAACACTCAGTGACTTAACTCAGTGTTTACATCTAACATTACTTGTAGGACCTGCAGACTAACAGATCTCTTTACATTTTTTAGACCTTTGAACTGTGACTCATGAAAGGATGATCCTCTGTCAAACATGAGGTCTAGGAAATGTGAGTGTTGCTTGCTATGTTCAGTTTACTGATGCAATAAAGCACTTGCTACAATACGTTCATTTTAGACTCACGTtgcaaccagacacaactccATCTCCACCTGCACAGACCATGGTGTCCTTCACCTGAGGACCCCACCAGTCAGGCTTGGTGCAGGTGGCGTGGTCCACCACAGGCAGGAGAGCCTGCTGCAGGATGTCAGGGATGGGACCTCCGGCTGTGTGGAGGAGAGATGCATACTAGCTCAACTTCAGGTCAGGTTaaagacaacaaagaaaagagaaacacaacCAGCTAGTCTCAGCTAGTTTGTCTTTTGAGATTTGATGCACACCACTGGAACTATTTTCCGATGATATTTTAAGTATGTGATTAAATTAAGAGAGGCAGGAAACTGGGCACTCACTGGAGGTGCGACCCCACCCAGTGACATAGCAGGGCTCGTTGTGTGGGAGGATGAAGCCATTGGGAGGGAGACAAGCAGCCATGACGCTGTCAGAGAAGGTGACGGGGGTCTCCAGCTTGATCAGGGCGATGTCATTACTGGAGAGGAAACACACATATTTAGATTCAACAGACTCGTCATTTGTAAACATTCATATTCATCTTGGAGAAGTCGTTTTTTTACCGGATGAACAAGGGGTTCCACTTCTCGTGCACGACGATGGTAGCGGGGGTCATGAACACAGCAGCCTCCTCTGTCTCCAACAGGTTGTGCTTTCCCATGGCCACTCTGTACTCCCTGCCATTGCTGCAAGTTGACAGAGAAGAATATGAAGCATTGATGTGTAAGTGCAGAGATTGGAGCCTTTAGCATACTAATATTAGCAACATACACATGATTGCGAAGCCACAGTTTTTCTAAGATTCTAAAAACAATCACTTATCAATAACCAACCATATTTTGTGTATTATATGTAGACTTGTGGGCCTCCTAATAATTCACCCTTTAGCTTACAATATGCTAAGTAATGTTTCTGTGTGATTAACTGCTGCTCTTTGTTACTGGATTGTGAGAATTTCTTGAATGAACTAATAATATGTTGGAGATAAACATATGATAAACTGTCATCATGAATAATTCTGGGCTTTACTGTGACATACCTgatacagtgagcagcagtgagGACCCACTGGTGAGAGATCAGAGTGCCTCCACAGGTGTGTCTCCACTCACCCTGTCTGTTGTACTGCAGGGAAATCTAAAACATACATATGAACATGATTAACTTTATCtaagtttttctgttttcttttctgtgcaTGCCCTGAAACACTTACTGTTTACAGGCACACATGCTGCTGTGTATCaggatcagaatcagaaatactttattgatccccgaggggaaattatgatTTGTAACAGTCGCTccgatgtaaagaatagagaattcTAAGAGTAGaaatagaagtatgtaaatataaagcaataaaataattgCTACAGCATAATGCTACATTGTTTAATACTAGTACTTGAGATATtagaatattaaaataaaatatgtatcaTCATTGTGCTGAGGCTGAGTGTAATTTAAGTACAATATATAtgtcaataaaatgaaataagagTAGAATAAGAGTAAAAAAATCTCTTTCCAATATTAAATGCACCCTGACTCTAGCCactttcaaataaataaattaactgtCCTGTCTTTCTGTGCCTTagattgattattttttttaactacacttttatttttgtttttgaattcGGGGCAACTTCCTGTACTGTGACCGCACTATAACTATAttttttctatatatatttttttctcttcttgaaTTTAATTTATCTGattttatttatctaattttattctattttaatttaattagttTTCTTTAATCTAATTATTTCTTTGCCTCCTTCGTTTGAAAGATACAAATAAGCACAGGCGTAGATTTTGGGGGAGTACAGTGGAGacatccccctcaatatttagaacatgtgcattttaaCCCCTCCCAACCCCCATTAAAAAGCGTAATGTGGCATGTGACTTTAATTTTATTGAAATTCAAGACATTTGCTCGATGAACTGatgcaaaaaaaggaaaaatggtgcataaaaattcaccagagtGCAGTAAATTAATTGTTTGCACTCAGAATTTCCAGGGGGAGGACACCTGCACCCCTTGTTTCATATAAACGCGCCCCCAGTGgtaaaacaaaacctacacacCTGCAAATAAGCTTGCCTCAAAATTCAACATTGCTTTATGTAAGAGTTAAAGTCTTAAGCCTTAATACTGAACTTTATATTTTAACTATGAGACTATAACTAACTTTACTCTTATGTAGTCTGCAGTCTAAATAAAGTCTTCTTCAGacagttgttgtgttgttttctgaGCATGTTTTACCTGCCAGGGCCAGCTGTTAGGCCTGACATCCACTCCTCCAACCACCCTGGTCACCACAGGGGGAAAGGTGGGCAAGCCGCACCCGTAGgctgaagagacagacagagacagactctTTTACTGTTTATCTGAGTTTGTAGAGAGAGCTGAAATACTGTGTATGAAAATGGCTCAAGACAGATGGCTGTgacagtgttgtgtgtgtgagatcctTACCACCAGCGACAAAGAGAGCAAAAACTACAAACTTCATCATGTCTGTATCTCCACAGTTTAAAGTGAAACACCTGACAAATTTATACCTTTCATGATGTTATGCAACCTGCAAAAAGTGGATCAAATTCTTGGAAATATGCCCCTTGACAGATCTTAGTACTGGGGTGGAGCTAAGTGGACATCACACCGGTCAGAAATGACCAGGAGCGCCAGGCCAAGGT comes from the Epinephelus lanceolatus isolate andai-2023 chromosome 8, ASM4190304v1, whole genome shotgun sequence genome and includes:
- the LOC117271057 gene encoding chymotrypsin-like elastase family member 2A — encoded protein: MRSLVVLAFVVASAYGCGVPTFPPVLSRVVAGDDARPHSWPWQISLQSDSSGRWKHVCGGTLISSDWVLTAAHCINNRYNYRVELGKHSLKTSEEGSVALRAATIITHDDYNIMLSRNDIALIKLSSPVTFSDTIMTACIPEQGIVLPHGAPCYVTGWGRLTTSGPAADILQQALLPVVGHNICSQPDWWYVLATDEMVCAGGDGITAGCSGDSGGPLNCQNPDGSWEVHGVVSFGSGQGCNVLQKPTVFTQVSSYIKWINTVMTRY
- the LOC117271048 gene encoding chymotrypsin-like elastase family member 2A codes for the protein MMKFVVFALFVAGAYGCGLPTFPPVVTRVVGGVDVRPNSWPWQISLQYNRQGEWRHTCGGTLISHQWVLTAAHCISNGREYRVAMGKHNLLETEEAAVFMTPATIVVHEKWNPLFIRNDIALIKLETPVTFSDSVMAACLPPNGFILPHNEPCYVTGWGRTSTGGPIPDILQQALLPVVDHATCTKPDWWGPQVKDTMVCAGGDGVVSGCNGDSGGPLNCQNVDGAWEVHGIVSFGSGLSCNFPKKPTVFTRVSAYIDWMNSKMMAY